The following coding sequences are from one Candidatus Nitrohelix vancouverensis window:
- the oadA gene encoding sodium-extruding oxaloacetate decarboxylase subunit alpha: MTSEKKPLKITETVLRDAHQSLLATRMRTEDMLPIASKIDQVGYFSSEMWGGATFDSCLRFLNENPWDRIRKLKLKMPNTPFQMLLRGQNCVGYRHYADDIVERFVKHSADLGIDIFRIFDALNDFRNIKTAVDTAKKCGKIVEGTISYTVSPVHDLERYVTMARQLEDMGSDILCIKDMAGLLTPKATFDLVSEAKKAVKIPVHLHTHATTGLAGMNLQCAIEADIDIVDTAISSLAMGTSQFATECIVASLRGTERDTGLDMTLLTEIADYFKEVKKHYAEFESDFKGVDVKILDSQIPGGMISNMENQLKEQNALDKLEQVLKEVPRVRKDMGYPPLVTPTSQIVGSQATLNVLTGERYKIVTKETRECVLGKYGKLPAPIDPDLLAKVAQEEEIMECRPADMLEPEWEKVVEECGDKITSEDDHLSYAMFPKVAMNFFAQRDGLIPPPVEKKPGAKSAPAVAAPAAAPVAYASGPAAYTVMVNGKSFAVEVIPAGSSASAVATAPQPAAAVATAPAPSAGAKETLEAPLPGSIYSLKCKVGDAVNAGDVLIIMEAMKMETDVTAHTSGTIGAILIKEGDKVQTGDPLIEIN; this comes from the coding sequence ATGACCTCTGAAAAAAAACCACTTAAAATCACCGAAACTGTATTGCGGGACGCTCATCAGTCCCTGCTCGCAACACGGATGCGGACGGAAGATATGCTGCCGATCGCGAGCAAAATCGATCAGGTTGGGTATTTTTCTTCTGAAATGTGGGGTGGAGCGACCTTCGATTCCTGCCTGCGCTTCCTGAACGAAAATCCCTGGGATCGTATTCGTAAACTCAAATTAAAAATGCCAAACACTCCGTTCCAAATGCTGTTGCGGGGACAAAACTGCGTGGGCTACCGACATTACGCAGATGATATCGTTGAGCGTTTCGTCAAGCATTCTGCTGATCTTGGAATTGATATCTTCAGGATTTTTGACGCGTTGAACGATTTCCGCAACATCAAAACGGCAGTGGACACCGCAAAAAAATGCGGCAAAATCGTGGAAGGCACGATCAGCTACACCGTCAGCCCCGTTCACGATCTGGAACGCTATGTCACCATGGCGCGCCAGCTCGAAGACATGGGTTCCGATATACTGTGCATCAAGGATATGGCGGGCCTGCTGACACCTAAAGCCACCTTCGATCTGGTCAGCGAAGCTAAGAAAGCCGTAAAAATTCCCGTACATCTGCACACCCATGCCACCACCGGTCTGGCGGGCATGAACCTGCAATGCGCCATTGAAGCGGACATCGATATCGTCGACACCGCAATTTCCAGCCTCGCGATGGGCACCTCGCAGTTCGCCACGGAATGCATCGTCGCATCGCTGAGGGGCACCGAGCGCGACACCGGGCTGGACATGACCCTGCTCACCGAAATCGCCGACTACTTCAAAGAAGTCAAAAAGCATTACGCTGAATTCGAAAGCGATTTCAAAGGCGTCGACGTCAAGATTCTCGATTCGCAGATTCCCGGCGGTATGATCTCCAATATGGAGAACCAACTGAAGGAACAAAACGCGCTGGACAAGCTCGAGCAAGTGCTGAAGGAAGTGCCTCGCGTCCGCAAAGACATGGGTTATCCCCCACTCGTCACGCCGACAAGCCAGATTGTGGGTTCGCAGGCCACATTGAATGTGTTGACCGGCGAACGTTATAAAATTGTGACCAAGGAAACGCGCGAATGCGTCCTCGGCAAATACGGCAAGCTACCCGCGCCGATCGACCCCGATCTTCTGGCGAAAGTCGCCCAGGAGGAAGAAATCATGGAGTGTCGACCCGCAGACATGCTGGAACCCGAATGGGAAAAAGTAGTCGAAGAATGCGGCGACAAGATCACATCGGAAGACGATCACCTGTCTTACGCCATGTTCCCGAAGGTCGCCATGAATTTCTTCGCGCAACGCGACGGCTTGATACCGCCGCCCGTTGAGAAAAAACCGGGGGCCAAATCCGCGCCGGCAGTCGCGGCGCCCGCAGCGGCGCCCGTCGCCTATGCGAGCGGCCCTGCCGCGTACACGGTCATGGTCAACGGCAAATCATTCGCGGTGGAAGTCATTCCCGCAGGATCATCAGCGAGCGCCGTGGCAACGGCTCCTCAACCCGCCGCGGCTGTGGCTACCGCTCCCGCCCCGTCGGCAGGAGCGAAAGAAACATTGGAGGCACCGCTTCCCGGTTCCATCTATTCTCTCAAATGCAAGGTGGGCGACGCTGTCAACGCAGGCGACGTGCTCATCATCATGGAAGCGATGAAAATGGAAACGGATGTCACGGCTCATACTTCCGGAACGATTGGCGCGATTCTTATCAAAGAAGGCGATAAAGTTCAGACCGGCGATCCGCTGATCGAGATCAACTGA
- a CDS encoding TrkH family potassium uptake protein, producing MNIRAICNVAGILLALLSALMLLPMGVSLYFDNPPIEGYLTESSAFIITALCSLVLGVVMWKFFPSGVEQLRDREGFSIVAISWLFIALIGALPFTLTGVCPEFIDALFESMSGFTTTGASVLREIDTLPEGILFWRNLMQWLGGMGIIMLSLAIFPALGIGSFHLFKAEIPGGATVERMEPRLAETAKILWKTYLVLTLLEIFLLRAFGLSYFDAVCHTFSTVATGGFSLYSKSIGHYDNAYIEGIIFIFMFLGGINFALHFQLIRGNVREVFNNPEFRFYCSMLAIAILLASWGLIRANPDVEVTRSIRSAAFTVMSINTTTGFATDDFNLWPDYLKVILLCLMLVGGCSGSTSGSLKAIRFIVLLKIIARELKKLIHPRAIMHVKVAGKTLDPDKLTNTVALTSLFMGFAILNCIFLSMLGVDMQTSVSASVACLFNIGPGLGQVGPMGNYADIPALGKSVLIGYMLMGRLEIYGIILLFLPQAWRK from the coding sequence ATGAATATCCGGGCCATTTGCAACGTCGCCGGCATCCTGCTGGCTCTGCTGTCCGCTCTGATGCTGTTGCCCATGGGCGTTTCCTTGTATTTCGACAACCCCCCGATAGAAGGCTATCTGACAGAAAGCTCGGCCTTTATAATCACCGCCCTGTGCTCGTTGGTTCTCGGCGTCGTGATGTGGAAGTTTTTTCCATCCGGTGTCGAGCAATTGCGCGACCGCGAAGGCTTCTCCATTGTCGCCATTTCATGGCTGTTCATCGCCCTGATAGGCGCGCTTCCCTTCACCCTCACCGGGGTCTGCCCTGAATTCATCGACGCCCTGTTCGAAAGCATGAGCGGGTTCACCACCACTGGCGCCTCGGTTCTGAGAGAAATTGACACGCTCCCGGAGGGCATCCTGTTCTGGAGAAATCTCATGCAATGGCTGGGCGGCATGGGAATCATCATGTTGTCTCTGGCCATTTTCCCAGCGCTTGGAATCGGCAGTTTTCATTTATTCAAAGCCGAAATTCCAGGCGGCGCGACCGTGGAACGCATGGAACCGCGGCTGGCGGAAACCGCCAAGATCCTCTGGAAGACCTATCTCGTACTGACCCTGCTGGAGATTTTTCTTTTACGCGCTTTCGGGTTGAGTTATTTCGACGCGGTCTGCCACACTTTTTCGACAGTCGCCACCGGCGGATTTTCCCTCTACAGCAAAAGCATCGGCCATTACGACAACGCTTATATAGAAGGGATTATTTTTATTTTCATGTTTCTCGGAGGCATCAACTTCGCTCTCCACTTTCAGCTCATTCGCGGCAACGTTCGCGAGGTGTTCAATAATCCCGAGTTCCGCTTTTACTGCTCCATGCTGGCTATCGCCATTTTACTGGCCTCCTGGGGATTGATACGCGCCAACCCCGATGTGGAAGTGACCCGTTCCATTCGGTCCGCCGCATTCACTGTCATGTCCATCAACACCACCACCGGATTCGCTACGGACGATTTCAACCTCTGGCCCGATTATCTCAAGGTCATCTTGCTTTGTCTCATGCTCGTCGGAGGATGTTCCGGCTCCACCAGCGGTTCGCTCAAAGCCATTCGCTTCATCGTTCTGCTCAAGATCATCGCCAGAGAATTAAAAAAACTGATCCACCCGCGCGCCATCATGCATGTCAAAGTAGCGGGAAAAACGCTCGATCCCGACAAACTGACCAACACCGTGGCGCTCACCAGCCTGTTCATGGGGTTCGCCATTCTCAACTGTATTTTCTTGTCCATGCTTGGCGTGGATATGCAGACCTCCGTGTCCGCATCGGTCGCCTGCCTTTTCAACATTGGCCCCGGTTTGGGCCAGGTCGGACCCATGGGAAACTATGCAGATATCCCCGCTCTCGGCAAAAGCGTTTTGATCGGTTATATGCTGATGGGAAGGCTTGAAATATACGGAATTATTCTCTTGTTTCTTCCCCAGGCATGGAGGAAATAA
- the trkA gene encoding Trk system potassium transporter TrkA gives MRILIIGAGIVGSNLARELSNEGHDIAIIDSDAERIRPLADTLDILTVQGNACLPSVMIRAGIQSMEMVISVTERDEVNLYACFLASRFNIKHRFARLRSMEFSSPDAVIKLEDLYVDLAINPSEIIVDNVIKILASPGSTNVAEFANGQILLRQFDVPEDAPLAGKKIFETTGVSELDSIMIVAIVRDGQLLLPGDSDEIRPGDKIYTLLDKEFLPFLLPMLNKSVDQIEKIVIFGATQIAINLAKQLEKTTRDICIIEPSRDKANEAADVLSSTVVHHGSGTDMDLFNDINISQTDFFMSLSEDDEDNILAALLAKKKGAKRALVIANDPEYLPILDSIGMDITVNPRLITINSILKHLRQSQVVSVFKLIEDAELIEIIVDAESKIAGKTIGALDFPKDARIGAILRNGEMEFPKSDFCIHPGDSVIVVALSKAVEKIDKLFGKRSRFFPFK, from the coding sequence ATGAGAATCTTAATCATTGGGGCAGGCATTGTCGGAAGCAATCTTGCTCGCGAGCTATCAAACGAGGGCCACGATATCGCTATCATTGATAGCGATGCGGAGCGAATAAGGCCCCTCGCCGACACGCTCGACATTCTCACCGTTCAGGGAAACGCCTGCCTTCCCAGCGTCATGATCCGGGCCGGAATCCAATCCATGGAAATGGTGATCTCTGTCACGGAAAGAGACGAAGTCAATCTCTACGCCTGTTTCCTCGCATCCCGATTCAACATCAAACACCGCTTCGCCCGGCTTCGTAGTATGGAGTTCAGTTCCCCCGACGCCGTCATCAAGCTGGAGGATTTATACGTCGATCTCGCCATCAACCCCAGCGAGATCATCGTCGACAACGTGATCAAAATCCTCGCAAGCCCCGGCTCCACCAACGTCGCGGAGTTCGCCAACGGACAAATCCTGCTACGCCAGTTCGACGTCCCTGAAGACGCGCCATTGGCGGGAAAGAAAATATTCGAAACCACAGGGGTCTCCGAACTCGACTCCATCATGATCGTCGCCATCGTGCGAGACGGGCAACTACTGCTCCCTGGCGATTCCGACGAAATCCGCCCCGGAGACAAGATATACACCCTGCTCGACAAGGAATTTCTGCCCTTCCTGCTTCCCATGCTCAACAAGAGCGTGGATCAGATAGAAAAAATCGTCATTTTCGGCGCCACCCAGATTGCTATCAATCTGGCGAAGCAACTGGAAAAAACCACCCGCGACATCTGTATCATCGAGCCTTCCCGCGATAAAGCCAATGAAGCGGCGGATGTGCTATCCAGCACCGTGGTTCACCACGGAAGCGGTACCGACATGGATCTTTTCAATGATATCAATATAAGCCAGACCGACTTTTTCATGTCCCTGTCCGAAGACGACGAAGACAATATTCTGGCCGCCCTGCTGGCGAAGAAGAAAGGCGCCAAGCGCGCTCTGGTCATCGCAAACGACCCCGAATATCTACCGATCCTCGACTCGATCGGTATGGACATCACCGTCAACCCGCGCCTGATCACCATCAATTCCATACTCAAGCACCTCAGGCAAAGCCAGGTCGTCTCGGTATTCAAATTGATTGAAGACGCAGAGCTGATCGAAATCATCGTCGACGCCGAATCAAAAATCGCGGGAAAGACCATCGGCGCGTTAGACTTTCCAAAGGACGCGCGCATCGGAGCCATTCTGCGTAATGGTGAGATGGAGTTCCCCAAAAGCGACTTCTGCATTCACCCCGGCGACTCGGTGATCGTGGTCGCCCTGTCCAAAGCGGTTGAGAAAATCGACAAGCTGTTTGGCAAGCGAAGTCGCTTTTTTCCTTTCAAATGA
- the hflC gene encoding protease modulator HflC, with protein sequence MKQNILIGTIVVVLLTVYSSMFTVHMTQSAVVLELQKPKEIISEPGLYFKVPGIQQVRFFSNQLLVNDSPSTEVITKDKKNLLIDNFSMWRITDPLKFLETVRSTDNARSRLDDILYSEVRVEIGTHILHDIITEAREKIMARVTEQANLKASEYGIEVVEVRIKRTDLPPEIANSIFNRMRTERDRIAKEYRSEGKEEATKIRAKTDKEKTILIAEAYEREQTIRGEGDAKSIAIYADAFKREPGFYSFMRSMEAYKNSFASDTTILLSENSEFLEFMNKPK encoded by the coding sequence ATGAAACAAAATATTCTTATCGGCACCATCGTCGTCGTTTTACTGACGGTTTATTCATCCATGTTCACCGTGCATATGACCCAGAGCGCGGTGGTGTTGGAATTGCAAAAACCCAAAGAAATCATTTCGGAACCCGGCCTGTACTTTAAAGTGCCGGGCATTCAACAGGTCCGTTTCTTTTCGAACCAATTATTGGTGAACGACTCGCCTTCGACCGAGGTCATCACCAAAGACAAGAAAAACCTGTTGATCGACAATTTTTCCATGTGGCGCATCACCGATCCCCTGAAATTCCTGGAAACGGTTCGAAGCACTGATAATGCCCGGTCCCGACTCGACGACATCCTCTATTCTGAAGTGCGCGTCGAAATAGGTACGCACATCCTGCACGATATCATCACCGAAGCGCGTGAAAAAATCATGGCGCGGGTGACGGAGCAGGCGAACCTCAAAGCCTCGGAATATGGCATTGAAGTGGTAGAGGTCCGCATCAAACGCACCGACCTGCCGCCCGAGATCGCCAATTCCATCTTCAACCGCATGCGTACGGAGCGAGATCGTATCGCCAAAGAGTATCGCTCTGAAGGTAAAGAAGAGGCCACCAAGATTCGCGCTAAAACCGACAAAGAAAAAACGATCCTGATCGCAGAAGCTTACGAACGCGAGCAGACCATTCGCGGTGAAGGCGACGCCAAATCCATTGCGATCTACGCCGACGCTTTTAAAAGAGAACCCGGTTTCTACTCGTTCATGCGATCCATGGAAGCGTACAAGAATTCATTTGCCAGCGACACGACGATACTGCTTTCAGAAAATTCCGAGTTTCTGGAGTTTATGAATAAGCCTAAATAA